CTCGGCTGCGTCAGTACCTGGATTCGATCGAGCCCAAATCCTGACCCCGAGTTTTCCGGCCGGACTTCTACAGGATGTCGTCCCCGCCGGAGTGATGCTGGCGCTTGGGCAGATCGGCGAATTCGCCGCTGCGCTTTTGAGCGTTCGCCGCCATCGCCTCGCCCATCTCGTCGGGCATCAGCATGCTCGCGTTCCAGATTCCGATGTAGTCCAGGCCGTCGGCGGTCGAATGGTCTCGGGCGTAGTTGATCATGCGCTTGCAGCCATAGATGGCTAACGGGGCTTTGCTCGCAATTTCCTGGGCGATCTTCATGACCTCTTCGAGCATGGTCTGCGAGTCTGGGAAGACTCGATTCACGAGTCCGACGGCCTGAGCTTCGCTCGCAGGCATGCGCCGACCGGTGTACGCCATTTCGCGCACGATGCCTTCGGGGATCAGCTTGACCAGACGTGGGAAAGTGCCGACGTCCGCGGTCATGCCGATGTTGATCTCGAAAATCGTCAGGAATGCGTCTTCTGTCGCGTAGCGCATATCGCATGCGGTCGCGAGATCCACACCGCCGCCGATGGCGCCACCCTGGATTGCGACTAACACGGGAATCCGGCAATTCTCCAGGCAGGAAAAACTGTCCTGCATGCGCTGTACGGTCTGGTAGAAGCGAGCCGGGCGCTGGCGTCGCGCGCGCGTCTGCTCTTCGGGACTCGACTTCTCCGAACTCCCTCCACCGGAAAAGGCCGAAACGTCCAGACCCGAGGAGAAGTGCGGTCCGGTCGACGAGATCACGATCGCGCGAGCACGCGCGTTGTCATCGATGTCGCGGATGATCGCCGGAAGCTCATCCCAGAACTCGGGGATCATGCTGTTGCGTTTTTCCGGTCGGCTCAAAATGATGTGCGCGACTCCATCCTCGATCGAAACGTCGAAACAGCGGTATCCCATGGTCTTTCCTCCTGTGGCCGCGGCCGGCGCGGCGGGACAGATATTATGAAGGCTCGCGCCTCGCGCCGCACAACGGGTCGAAGTCACGGTGCGGGCTTTGAAATTCTGGCCTGGAGCTTCGAGCGATCCGACCCATCAGCCCGTTTCGAGCAGCGCCAGAGATGCCGTCATCACGACTTCCTGGGCGCGTTCCTTGCCGAGTCCCTGGTCCTCGCGCAGCTTGTCCCAGGTTTCGAACGAGGTCAGTAGTTCGAGCGCCTGCTGATGCGCTGCGGGCAGGTCGGAAATCTCGGGAATCGCCGAGCGGAGCTGTTTCCGGAGCAACGTGAGCATCTTCTCGTGATGCTCCTGCAGGAGAGCAGAACGCCAGCGCGAAGCCTGTTCCGACCGCTTGAAAGGAGCGATCTTCTCGAACAAGACGCCGCGCCGCTTGACCAGTTCTCGCAGGCGCTCATCGCGACCGCCCGTAGTTTTCCATCCGAACGCCTCTGGCTTAACCAGCTCCGTTACCCGCGCATGGGTTTCCGAGTACAGGCTTTCCATGTCTTCGAAATGACGAAAAATGGTACGCAGTCCCACGTCGGCGCGCGTGGCGACCTGCTCGCCGGTGGGTTGTAACTCGCCCTCTCGAATCAGGTCCAGCAAAGCGTCTATGATCTTGGCCCGGCTCCGGGCGCTGCGCTGCAGACGGCCGTCCGCGCTCTCTTCTTCTTCTCCGACCGGGGGGCGAGTTTGCCGTTCCTTCTTCATCTCGACGGAAGTCTGACATGAAGGCATGATGTGTGCCATATCTCTTGGACCCCGGATTTCCGGGGAGGAGTCGCCGGATGAAGCGCTGGTCAGGGATTCTGGGCATCGGATTCGTGTTGATCGTCCTGGCTGGCTTTGCCTTCCTGCCGGGCCTCGTGGAGAACGCTGCGAACAAGCGGACTCCCCACGCGGCCTGGTCGATTTCCGATCCCGCCCGCAAGCTTCACGAAGGGTTGGCGGTCGCGGATCTGCACACCGATACGCTCGGTTGGAAGCGCGATCTCTTGAAACGGGCAACGCGAGGACATTCCGATATCCCACGCATACTCGAGGGCAATGTCGCGCTTCAGGTATTCGGAGTATTCACGAAGTCGCCGCGCGGCCAGAACTACGAAGAGAACTCCGCCGACAGTGACAACGTTACCGCGCTGGTCATCGCCCAACGTTGGCCGATCCGGACCTACACGAGTCTGCTCGAACGGGCGCTGTATCAGGCCGAGAAACTGCGCGATGTCGAGCGTCGCGCTCCTGAGTCCCTGCGTGTCGTGCGCACCGCCGCCGATCTGGATGCAGTCCTGAAGTCGCGAGCCGACGGCCGGCCGATTCTCGCCGGCCTGCTCGCCAGCGAAGGCGGGCACCCGCTCGAAGGCGACCTGAACAACCTCCAGAAGCTGTACGACGCTGGCTTTCGCATGTTGGGCTTGCACCACTTCTTCGACAATGCGCTCGGAGGTTCGCTGCACGGCAAGAGCGACTCCGGTCTGACCGAGTTCGGCCGTAGCGTGGTTCGCGAACTGGAGGCCAGGAAGATCATCATCGATGTGGCGCACTCTTCGCCAGCTTCGGTCGACGACGTCCTCGAGATGGCGACCCGACCGATCGTCGTCTCACATACCGGGATGCGGGGCGCCTGTGATTCTCCACGAAACCTCGACGATGCCCGGCTGAAGCGCATCGCCGATCGGGGCGGCTTGATCGGGATCGGTTTCTGGGAAGGTGCGGTCTGCGATCATTCCCCAAAGGGCGTGGTCCGTTCGATTCGCCACGCGGTCAACGTTCTGGGCGTCGATCATGTGGCGTTGGGATCGGACTACGACGGGGCGACGACCGTGCTCTTCGACATCTCGGAGATCGCGGTGCTGACTCATGAGATGCTCGAGAGCGGTTTCTCGAGCGCCGAGATTCGCAAGATCATGGGCGGAAATACTCTGCGCTTTCTAGGCGAGAATCTGCCGCAGTAGCGGGCACTGTCCTCGGAGGCAGTCTTCTGAGGCAACCTGATGGTACGATACGGGTCCACCAGGAGGATCCGACATGCCCTCTCTGCACAAGCTTTCCGATCAGCTCTGGAGTGGTGAGCTCTCGACTCGTCAGCCAGAGCACCATCCCATGGCCACCTACAATACGACCGAAGAAGTCGCCGACGGCGTCGCCTTCTACAAGGACTTCGTCAACGTGACGGGCGTCCGCACCGACGTGGGACTGCTGTTGATCGACACCGGCAGTTTTCACCCGGTCCAGAATCAGCGCAGTCACTCGGGCATCCGCGCGCACATCTCGGAACCCCTGCACACGGCGGTCTATACGCACGGCCACGTCGATCACGCGTACGGACTTCCGCCGTTTCTCGCCGAAGATCCGGACCGGGTACGTCCGCAGATCATCGGCCACGAGAACGTTGCCCCGCGCATGGATCGCTACGAAGAGACCGCTGGTTACAACACCGTGATCAATACGCGTCAGTTCGGTGTTCCGATCCAGTGGCCGTGCGACGGAATGCGTCCGAACGTGAGTTTCCGCGAGAGCCTGGACCTGAGCCTGGGCAACACGGAAGTGCGATTGTTTCACACGCGTGGCGAGACCGACGATCACACCTGGGCCTGGCTGCCGCAGCAGCGCGTGCTCTGCACGGGAGATCTCTTCATCTGGGCGGCGCCCAACGCGGGCAATCCGCAGAAGGTGCAGCGCTACGCAAAGGACTGGGCACTGGGTCTGCGCAAGATGGCGGCCTTCGAACCCGAAATACTGCTGCCCGGACACGGCCTGCCGATCTTCGGCGCAACTCGCGTCCGCGAAGCCCTGACGAACACCGCCGCCTATCTCGAATCGCTGTACGGACAGACGCTCGAACTGCTCAACCAGGGGGCGCGCATCTACGACATCATCGAAACGGTGAAGCCACCGGCGGAGCTAGCGGAGCTTCCTTACCTGCTTCCGGTGTACGACGAGCCGGAGTTCATCGTGCGCAATATCTGCCGTCACCTGGGAGGCTGGTATTCCGGTGTTCCCAGTGATCTTCTTCCGGCACCGCGTGCAGCTCAGGCGCGCGAGATCGCCGAGCTCGCAGGCGGGCTCGACAAACTGCTCGCGCGCGCTCAGGCCTGTCTGAAGTCGGGCGATCTACCCCTGGCGTCTCACCTGATCGACTGGGCCGCCGATGCGGATCCGGAAAGCACCGAGGTGCACCGCCTGCGCGCGGAGATCTACACCCAACAGAGTCTCGGTGCCGATTCGACGATGGCCCGCGGCGTCTACACGGGAGCGGCGCGCGAGAGCCAGAAGCTGAGCGGCGAGGCTTGATGTGACGAAACTCTCCCAGCTCAGTCGATCGATCGCGGGTAAAGTCGCGCTGGTCACGGGGGCCGCGAGCGGCATGGGTCGGGCGACCTGCCATCTCTTCGCCGACGAAGGGGCGCGGGTCGTGGTCACCGACGTGAACACAGACGGTGCAGACGCGGTCGCTGCGGAAATCACCGGGGCCGGGGGAGAAGCGCTGAGTTATGGGCTTGATGTCTCCAACCTCGACAATGTGCGCGAAGTCGTGACCGCCGCCGTCGATCGCTTTGGCGGAATGGACATCCTGATCAACAACGCCGGAATCAGCCGGTTTTCTCCAATCCTGGGAGATGACTACGACAAGGCCTGGGCCGAAACGCTCGCGGTCAATCTGACCGGCGAAATGCAGATGATCCGCGCTTGTCTGCCCCACCTGCAACGCGGGGGAGCGGGACGCATCGTGAACATCGCGTCGACCGAAGGTCTGGGCGCGACCGCGTTGGGCAGTCCGTACACGGCTTCCAAACACGGGGTGGTCGGACTGACTCGAAGCCTGGCCGTGGAACTCGGAGACCAGGGCGTGACCGTGAACTGCATCTGCCCGGGACCGATCAATACGGGCATGACCCAGGTGATTCCCGACGACGCCAAGCGAAAGTTCGCCCGGCGTCGCGTGCCCCTACGCCGTTATGGCGATCCCGAAGAAGTGGCGCACGCGACCCTGAGCCTGGTGTTGCCGGCGTCCTCGTTCATCAACGGAGCGATTCTTCCGGTCGACGGTGGGTTGGTGGTGCAGAACACCTAGGGAATCTCTGCACAGGGAGGATTCGAGCGAGAAGCGGGAGTCGCCGCCTGAGCAAGAAGCGTGATCCGATCGCAGATCCGTAGATCTGCAGAGGTTCGCGCGACGCAGCGCAGGCGGATGCATCGCGCTTCGCAGCCGCAGCCTCCCTGTGCAGAGGTTCCCTAGAGGGCAGCCCGGGGTCAACCACTGGCTCAATCGTACGCGAAAACTGGGCTACCTCACGACCTTGAAGCCGGCAGCCGTTGCGTCCCAGGTCTGCGGGGTCACACCTCGTTCGCGTAGCTTGTACTTCTGGATTCGGCCACTTGGCGTGTACGGCAGTTTGTCGACGAACTCGATGTAGCGCGGAACGAAGAAGTAGGGCGCGTTCTCGTTGACGAAGCGCGCGAGTTCTTCTGCCGTCAGGCTGGCACCTTCGCGCAGCACGACTGCGATCTTGAGTTCGGCTTCGGCTTCGAGTTCGGCCGAGGTTACGCCGTGGGCTGCGACTTCGGCGACGGCCTCATGTGCGCCCACCATGGCCTCGACGGCAAATGAGGAGATATTGCGTCCCTTGAAGCGGATGAAGTCCGCCTTGCGGTCCACGAAGAAGTAGTCGTCGTCTTCGTCCTGTCGCGCGAGATCTCCGCTGTGGTACCAGAGGTTGCGGAAGGCCGCGAGCGTGGCTTCGGGATTGTTGTAGTAGCCGTTGAAGATCGAGAAGGGTTCCACGGGTCGGATGCACACTTCCCCGACTTCTCCGGTCGCGACTTCGCGGTCTTCGTCGTCGAGTAGTTTGACCTCGATCCCGGGGAGCGGCGCACCCAGGCAGTTCGGCTTCCACTTGCGGTCGGGCGTCCGTGACATCAAACCCATGACTTCGCTCTGCCCGTAACCCTGAGAGATGCTCTCGATGCCGAAGCGCTTCTTGAAAGGCTCTTCGAGATCCCCGGGCATGGGGATCATCGAGGCGACCCGCACCGGGTTGTCGGCATCGTCGGGTCGTTCGGGAGCCTGCCACAGGAAGATGTGCATGGCTCCCAGGGTGAACACCGTCGTGGCGCCGTAGAAACGGGTTCGTTCCCAGAAGTCGGATGCAGAGAAACCCGGGTCGGTGGCGCAGGGAAGTCCGGTTACCAGAGCGCGATAGATGTTCGCGACCCAGGCGCCCGAGTTGTACAGCGGTAGCACGTTGTAGATCACGTCTCCGGCGCGAGCGTCTGCGGTGAGGGCACCGCTGATGGCCGCGTTGATCCACACGTTGTGACTCTGCATCACACCCTTGGAGCGGCCCGTGGTGCCCGATGTCCAGAGGACCGCGGCGGTGTCGCCGTAGTACAGCTCCGAGTCGTCGGGCTCGCTGTCGCCACATGTGAGGAGTTCTCCGAAATCCGACGTGGCACACGTGAGTTTGGCCTCGGGTTCGCCCAGTACGACCACGTGCTCGAAGGGCAGGTCTTCTCCCAGCGCGGCCAGGCGGGAGAGCAGCGCTCCGTCGGCGACCAGTACGCGGGAGCGACTGTCCTGCAGGCTCTCCAGTAGCCAGGTCCCCTTGTAGTCGGTGCTCGTCGGGATCCAGACGGCGCCCAGCTTGTTCAGGCCAAGCGTCGCGAACACGTACTCGGGGCAGGAATTGAGCAGGAACGCGACCGAGTCTCCGCGAGACACTCCCAGCTTTGCAAAGCCCGCAGCGCAGGAGTTGGCCAGAGTGTTTGCGCGCCCATAACTGTAGTGCTCGGTGTCGGCAATCAGGAAATCCAGATCGGGAATCGCCTCGGCCTGGCGGCGCAGGCATCTTCCCAGGAGTCGCTCCGACGAGTTTTCGAATTCCAACCAGTTCATGACGCATCCTCCATCGAAACACGGCGTCCCGCGGTCCAGCCGCCGTCGACGACCAGGGATGAACCCGTGACGAACGAGGCTTCGTCCGAAGCCAGGAACAGGGCTGCAGCGGCGACTTCTTCGGGCCGGCCACCCCTGCGCATGGCGTGAAAATCGCGCATCTGATTTCCGATTTTCTGAAGCTGCGGGACGTCTCGCAGGACCGCGGTCAGGGGAGTCTCGATCAGGCCCGGACACAGGCAGTTCACGCGAATGCCCTGGGTCCCGTAGTCGATCGCCATGGTCTTGGTCATCAGGACGACGCCACCTTTCGAAGCGTTATAAGGCAGGGAGCCACTCAGACCTTCGATGCCTTCGACACTGGCCAGGTGCACGATGCTGCCGGATTTCTGTTCGAGCATTTGTGGGATTACGTGCTTGGATACCAGGAAAGAACCCTTGAGATTGATGTCGACGACGCGGTCCCATTCCGATGTTTCGAGTGCGTGACACGGCGCGCCACCCCCCACGCCGGCTGCGTTGACCAGGATGTCGATGCGTCCGCAGTGCTCGATCGCATCCTTGCAGGCACGGGCTACGGCGGGTTCGTCGCGCACGTCGATACCCTCGCGGAACAGCACCTTCGGTGCCGCGGATTCGACCTGTTTCCAGGCGGCCCCGTCGATCGGTTTCTGCAGATCGAGCCCGACGATCGATGCGCCTTCGGCCGCGAAGCGCTGCGCACAGGCCAGGCCGATTCCCGAGGCCGCGCCCGAGATCAGAGCAGTCTTTCCTTCCAAGCGTCCCATACAGAGTTCTCCTCTCAGGAAAAAGGTGGGTGACAGGTAGCGATCCCGATCGTGTGATCCGGCCAGAACCCGGTGCCTTCGGCACTCCCGGGATACGGAGATCCGGCTTCCTTCCATTTCCACATGCATGTGATTCTACTAACTTCGCGGCGTGGGGGAGAAATCGACCAATGAGGGGGTCGGTCGGCGGCGAGGGTTCGCCCAGCGACCGACGGTGCTGATCTATCCGGCTTCGCTGCCCGAAGACGCCCTGATTGCGGAGGCGATCGAGCGCTGGGAGATCTCCGGAAGCGCTCGTTTCGAAACCGTGGCGTCTCTGGGCGCCCTGGCGGAGCGGGTGGAGGGGCCGAGCTGCGGCGCGGTTCTGTTCCAGCTGAGCACCCGCGGGCCCGCCGGACTCGACGTGTTACGCGGTTTGCGCTCGCGCGGTCGCGACCTGCCTTTCTTCTTGCTGGTTCGATCCGGAGATCGAAAGAGTGCCAAGCGGGGGCGCGAACTTGGGCACAGTGTGGTTGCCGAGCACAAGCACGTGACCGCTGAGGCTTTTGACGAACATCTGGGTGCGCTACTGGGAACGCCCCTCGAAATGCCTCCGGATGTCCGAGCCGATTTCCAGAGCGGCGAACAGAGCGACGCGAAACCCGAACCTGTCCCGGCTGCGGGCCAGCCAAGCAGCGCGCGACTCGCACCGGCCATGTTGTGGAAGACGGATGCGCGCGGCCGTTTCACGCATTTCACCCGCCGCTTTTCTCTTTTCACCGGGAGAACCGAACAGGAAGACTTCGGCTCTGGCTGGTTCGAGATCATTCACGACGATGATCTTCCGAATTGGCTCGAGACCTACGCCAGGGCGCTGGACGAGCAGGCCGCTTTCCAGGTGGACGTGCGCATGCGCACCGCCGCGCGAGCAGACGTCTGGGTACGCCATGGCGGGACGCCGTGCGCAAATGCCCAGGGCGAATTTGAAGGCTTCGTGGGCTCGTCGTTTGAAGTCGACGACCTGGTGCGCTCCCGAGAAGAAGCCCGCGCGGAAATCGAGCGACTGCGCTCGCTCAACGGCGAACTCGATGAGCTGACCCACGCGACCGCACACGATCTACAGGAACCGCTGCGCAATCTCGAGTACGTGCTCAAGCAGCTCGATGAAGTGAATCTGGATGCGATGCGCCAGCAGGCCCTCGCCGTGGCGGAGCACGGGCAGGATCTGGTGCGCGATCTACTGGATTACTCCAGTGCTGGTCGCAGCGCCTTGACGCTGGAGCGGGGCGATGCACTCGCGTCCGTCGAGTGGGCGCTGTCGAATCTGCGCAGCGTACTCGAAGAGGCCGAAGCCCAGGTCGACGTGGACCTTCTGCCGATCGTGGACGCCGATCGCATCCAGCTCGGTCGCGTGTTCCAGAACCTGATCGCGAATGCGGTTCGCTTCCGCGCTCAGGAGCCGCTGAAAGTCGAGGTCGGTGGTGAAATCAGGGAAGACGAGCCGGTCTTCTGGGTGCGCGACAACGGGATAGGAATTGCGCCGGAACACCACGAGAACATCTTTGGGATGTTCCGTCGCCTGCACGGCAGCGAGCGTCCGGGGACCGGCGCCGGACTCGCGATCTGTCGCCGGATCGTGGAGCGCCACGGCGGTCGGATCTGGGTCGAATCGGAGCCCGATCGGGGGGCCGTGTTCTGGTTTACGCTGCGGACTCCTTGCCCGGGCTCTTATCCATGTGACCAGTAATGAGCGAATCTTCGGGCATTGGCTCGGAAGTCGAGACCTGACTCGCGGCCGCCTGTCCCATTAGCTTGGCGGTCTCGTCGCTCCCACCGCCACTACCCGGGAGCTCGGTCCGGTTCAGCTGTTCGCTCTTGGCGT
This is a stretch of genomic DNA from bacterium. It encodes these proteins:
- a CDS encoding TetR/AcrR family transcriptional regulator, with the protein product MKKERQTRPPVGEEEESADGRLQRSARSRAKIIDALLDLIREGELQPTGEQVATRADVGLRTIFRHFEDMESLYSETHARVTELVKPEAFGWKTTGGRDERLRELVKRRGVLFEKIAPFKRSEQASRWRSALLQEHHEKMLTLLRKQLRSAIPEISDLPAAHQQALELLTSFETWDKLREDQGLGKERAQEVVMTASLALLETG
- a CDS encoding MBL fold metallo-hydrolase — translated: MPSLHKLSDQLWSGELSTRQPEHHPMATYNTTEEVADGVAFYKDFVNVTGVRTDVGLLLIDTGSFHPVQNQRSHSGIRAHISEPLHTAVYTHGHVDHAYGLPPFLAEDPDRVRPQIIGHENVAPRMDRYEETAGYNTVINTRQFGVPIQWPCDGMRPNVSFRESLDLSLGNTEVRLFHTRGETDDHTWAWLPQQRVLCTGDLFIWAAPNAGNPQKVQRYAKDWALGLRKMAAFEPEILLPGHGLPIFGATRVREALTNTAAYLESLYGQTLELLNQGARIYDIIETVKPPAELAELPYLLPVYDEPEFIVRNICRHLGGWYSGVPSDLLPAPRAAQAREIAELAGGLDKLLARAQACLKSGDLPLASHLIDWAADADPESTEVHRLRAEIYTQQSLGADSTMARGVYTGAARESQKLSGEA
- a CDS encoding AMP-binding protein yields the protein MNWLEFENSSERLLGRCLRRQAEAIPDLDFLIADTEHYSYGRANTLANSCAAGFAKLGVSRGDSVAFLLNSCPEYVFATLGLNKLGAVWIPTSTDYKGTWLLESLQDSRSRVLVADGALLSRLAALGEDLPFEHVVVLGEPEAKLTCATSDFGELLTCGDSEPDDSELYYGDTAAVLWTSGTTGRSKGVMQSHNVWINAAISGALTADARAGDVIYNVLPLYNSGAWVANIYRALVTGLPCATDPGFSASDFWERTRFYGATTVFTLGAMHIFLWQAPERPDDADNPVRVASMIPMPGDLEEPFKKRFGIESISQGYGQSEVMGLMSRTPDRKWKPNCLGAPLPGIEVKLLDDEDREVATGEVGEVCIRPVEPFSIFNGYYNNPEATLAAFRNLWYHSGDLARQDEDDDYFFVDRKADFIRFKGRNISSFAVEAMVGAHEAVAEVAAHGVTSAELEAEAELKIAVVLREGASLTAEELARFVNENAPYFFVPRYIEFVDKLPYTPSGRIQKYKLRERGVTPQTWDATAAGFKVVR
- a CDS encoding crotonase/enoyl-CoA hydratase family protein, whose translation is MGYRCFDVSIEDGVAHIILSRPEKRNSMIPEFWDELPAIIRDIDDNARARAIVISSTGPHFSSGLDVSAFSGGGSSEKSSPEEQTRARRQRPARFYQTVQRMQDSFSCLENCRIPVLVAIQGGAIGGGVDLATACDMRYATEDAFLTIFEINIGMTADVGTFPRLVKLIPEGIVREMAYTGRRMPASEAQAVGLVNRVFPDSQTMLEEVMKIAQEIASKAPLAIYGCKRMINYARDHSTADGLDYIGIWNASMLMPDEMGEAMAANAQKRSGEFADLPKRQHHSGGDDIL
- a CDS encoding amidohydrolase family protein, which gives rise to MKRWSGILGIGFVLIVLAGFAFLPGLVENAANKRTPHAAWSISDPARKLHEGLAVADLHTDTLGWKRDLLKRATRGHSDIPRILEGNVALQVFGVFTKSPRGQNYEENSADSDNVTALVIAQRWPIRTYTSLLERALYQAEKLRDVERRAPESLRVVRTAADLDAVLKSRADGRPILAGLLASEGGHPLEGDLNNLQKLYDAGFRMLGLHHFFDNALGGSLHGKSDSGLTEFGRSVVRELEARKIIIDVAHSSPASVDDVLEMATRPIVVSHTGMRGACDSPRNLDDARLKRIADRGGLIGIGFWEGAVCDHSPKGVVRSIRHAVNVLGVDHVALGSDYDGATTVLFDISEIAVLTHEMLESGFSSAEIRKIMGGNTLRFLGENLPQ
- a CDS encoding SDR family oxidoreductase — protein: MGRLEGKTALISGAASGIGLACAQRFAAEGASIVGLDLQKPIDGAAWKQVESAAPKVLFREGIDVRDEPAVARACKDAIEHCGRIDILVNAAGVGGGAPCHALETSEWDRVVDINLKGSFLVSKHVIPQMLEQKSGSIVHLASVEGIEGLSGSLPYNASKGGVVLMTKTMAIDYGTQGIRVNCLCPGLIETPLTAVLRDVPQLQKIGNQMRDFHAMRRGGRPEEVAAAALFLASDEASFVTGSSLVVDGGWTAGRRVSMEDAS
- a CDS encoding PAS domain-containing protein; its protein translation is MLIYPASLPEDALIAEAIERWEISGSARFETVASLGALAERVEGPSCGAVLFQLSTRGPAGLDVLRGLRSRGRDLPFFLLVRSGDRKSAKRGRELGHSVVAEHKHVTAEAFDEHLGALLGTPLEMPPDVRADFQSGEQSDAKPEPVPAAGQPSSARLAPAMLWKTDARGRFTHFTRRFSLFTGRTEQEDFGSGWFEIIHDDDLPNWLETYARALDEQAAFQVDVRMRTAARADVWVRHGGTPCANAQGEFEGFVGSSFEVDDLVRSREEARAEIERLRSLNGELDELTHATAHDLQEPLRNLEYVLKQLDEVNLDAMRQQALAVAEHGQDLVRDLLDYSSAGRSALTLERGDALASVEWALSNLRSVLEEAEAQVDVDLLPIVDADRIQLGRVFQNLIANAVRFRAQEPLKVEVGGEIREDEPVFWVRDNGIGIAPEHHENIFGMFRRLHGSERPGTGAGLAICRRIVERHGGRIWVESEPDRGAVFWFTLRTPCPGSYPCDQ
- a CDS encoding SDR family oxidoreductase; this translates as MTKLSQLSRSIAGKVALVTGAASGMGRATCHLFADEGARVVVTDVNTDGADAVAAEITGAGGEALSYGLDVSNLDNVREVVTAAVDRFGGMDILINNAGISRFSPILGDDYDKAWAETLAVNLTGEMQMIRACLPHLQRGGAGRIVNIASTEGLGATALGSPYTASKHGVVGLTRSLAVELGDQGVTVNCICPGPINTGMTQVIPDDAKRKFARRRVPLRRYGDPEEVAHATLSLVLPASSFINGAILPVDGGLVVQNT